The following proteins are encoded in a genomic region of Pseudorca crassidens isolate mPseCra1 chromosome 1, mPseCra1.hap1, whole genome shotgun sequence:
- the LOC137205971 gene encoding LOW QUALITY PROTEIN: DNA topoisomerase I, mitochondrial-like (The sequence of the model RefSeq protein was modified relative to this genomic sequence to represent the inferred CDS: inserted 1 base in 1 codon; substituted 1 base at 1 genomic stop codon): MGMLKRSVLLEDVTINCSRDSEVPEPLVGHRWKEVRCDRTVTWLAAWTENGQNSIKYTMLNPSSKPKGERDWEKYEVAQRLKGXLGEIRSQYRADWKSREMKARRCAVALYFIDKLALRARHETEEGDAADTVDGCSLRVEHVQLHPGAGGCPYVVELDFLGQDSIRYYNRVRVEKPVYENLQLFMENKGPGDELFDRLTTASLNKHLQDLMDGLTAKVFRTCNASLTLQGQLRALTRAEDSIAAKILSYNRANRAVAVLCNHQRATPKTFEKSMQTLRXKIAAKKKQVAEAKAQLKKARADHKSRGDSRSKSFLEKRGRLLEKLEEQLGRLSLQATDKEDSKQVALGTSKLNYLDPQISVAWCKRLGVPVEKIYNKTQRALDMAGKDFEF; encoded by the exons ATGGGGATGCTGAAGAGGAGTGTCCTGCTGGAGGACGTGACCATCAACTGCAGCAGGGACTCCGAAGTACCCGAGCCTCTGGTAGGTCACCGGTGGAAGGAGGTGCGGTGCGACCGCACAGTCACGTGGCTGGCGGCGTGGACAGAGAACGGGCAGAACTCCATCAAGTACACCATGCTGAACCCCAGCTCCAAGCCAAAGGGGGAGAGAGATTGGGAGAAGTATGAAGTGGCTCAGCGCTTGAAAG GTCTGGGCGAGATCCGTTCTCAGTACCGGGCCGACTGGAAGTCCCGAGAAATGAAGGCGAGACGATGCGCTGTGGCCCTTTATTTCATCGACAAGCTGGCGCTGCGAGCCAGGCACGAGACGGAGGAGGGCGACGCGGCTGACACAGTGGATGGCTGCTCCCTCCGCGTGGAACACGTCCAGCTGCACCCAGGGGCCGGTGGCTGCCCGTACGTCGTGGAATTGGACTTCCTGGGACAGGACTCGATCCGCTACTACAACAGAGTGCGGGTGGAGAAGCCGGTGTACGAGAATCTGCAGCTGTTCATGGAGAACAAAGGCCCTGGGGATGAGCTCTTTGACAGACTGACCACCGCCAGTCTGAACAAGCACCTGCAGGACCTGATGGATGGCCTGACGGCCAAGGTGTTCCGGACCTGCAACGCCAGCCTCACCCTGCAGGGCCAGCTGAGAGCACTGACCAGAGCTGAAGACAGCATAGCCGCTAAGATTCTGTCTTACAACCGAGCAAATCGGGCCGTTGCCGTTCTCTGCAACCATCAGCGGGCGACTCCCAAGACCTTCGAGAAGTCGATGCAGACTCTTCGGTAGAAGATTGCGGCGAAGAAGAAGCAGGTGGCCGAGGCCAAGGCACAGCTGAAGAAGGCAAGGGCCGACCACAAATCCAGAGGGGACAGCAGGTCCAAGAGCTTCCTGGAGAAGAGGGGACGGCTGCTGGAGAAATTGGAGGAGCAGCTCGGGAGACTGAGCTTGCAGGCCACAGACAAGGAGGACAGCAAGCAGGTGGCCCTGGGCACGTCCAAGCTCAACTACCTGGACCCCCAGATCAGTGTCGCCTGGTGTAAGAGGCTTGGGGTGCCCGTGGAGAAGATCTACAACAAGACACAGAGGGCTCTCGACATGGCAGGCAAAGACTTTGAATTCTAA